One Clavelina lepadiformis chromosome 1, kaClaLepa1.1, whole genome shotgun sequence genomic region harbors:
- the LOC143471087 gene encoding ras-related protein Rab-24-like yields the protein MGIDNNRVDCKVVLLGKEYGGKTSLLERFLHEQFNEASPYQSTIGAAFGAKRVAVNDKFVILGIWDTAGSERYQAMSRLYYRDAKAAIVCYDVTEQTSFQRARFWIDELLQNEENCKVYLAGTKIDLVQSHTKPRSVDLHDVCDYGEAIKAAVLETSSKTGENVNDLFLKIAFDFTKDPYNFEKLEDAICDASVVNVSKADNNRKNCCHR from the exons ATGGGAATTGACAATAATCGTGTGGATTGTAAGGTGGTATTGTTGGGGAAAGAATATGGTGGTAAAACCAGCTTACTGGAAAGGTTCTTGCACGAACAGTTTAACGAAGCCTCCCCTTATCAAAGC ACTATAGGTGCAGCGTTTGGAGCTAAACGTGTCGCAGTAAACGACAAGTTTGTCATCTTGGGGATATGGGATACTGCGGGATCTGAACGATATCAGGCAATGAGCCGACTTTACTACAGAGATGCCAAAGCTGCCATCGTGTGTTATG ATGTGACTGAGCAAACCAGTTTTCAACGAGCACGTTTTTGGATAGACGAATTGCTTCAAAACGAAGAAAATTGCAAAGTGTATTTGGCGGGAACGAAGATCGATTTAGTGCAAAGCCATACAAAACCTCGTTCTGTTGACCTCCACGACGTTTGCGATTACGGAGAAG CAATCAAGGCTGCTGTTTTGGAAACGTCCAGCAAAACCGGAGAGAACGTAAATGATTTATTCCTCAAAATTGCGTTCGATTTTACAAAAGATCCTTATAACTTCGAAAAACTTGAGGATGCCATATGTG